From a region of the Chloroflexota bacterium genome:
- a CDS encoding PLP-dependent aminotransferase family protein: protein MLAIPLNPNLTRPLYLQIADHITALARAGQLQAEQRLPSSRQLAEQLNLHRSTVVTAFDELRARGIIQTLHGSGSYICSGLFDQALQAPQPQALTTPVLANDQLIAELWRLNHAEGMISLALGVPAPDMFPSQRFGQLQQRIARRNPQTAWNYTHPQGFYPLRQAIANDLARHGIQTSAEQLIITNGANEAINLVTQALAVAGDNGLIEEPSFHTTLLNLQQAGIRLNGFAVTHNGPDWASLNAALRTGSSHPRFILVVPDYHNPTGMRWASDQRYQLLNWANQQAIPIIEDATYSDLGLTGPNQPALRAFDPNVIYIGSYSKSLMPGLRIGFIVANGLLQQQLVSLKTITSGSNESFSQQILAEYLHAGEYHEQLAWVTGIYQQRRDALLEAIQRYLPAEVHATIADGGFYSWLRLPTDQPVMRLFQRALQRGVVMFPGQAFYLNQANQTHKYIRLCFARYPEDVLTHAVRLLGSCFE from the coding sequence ATGCTGGCAATTCCGCTCAACCCCAACTTAACCCGCCCGTTGTATTTGCAAATTGCCGACCATATTACGGCATTGGCGCGGGCTGGTCAGTTGCAAGCTGAGCAACGCCTACCATCATCGCGCCAATTGGCCGAGCAACTAAATCTGCATCGCTCAACGGTGGTGACTGCATTCGATGAACTCCGAGCACGCGGCATTATTCAAACGCTGCACGGTAGCGGCAGTTATATTTGCTCAGGCCTGTTTGATCAAGCATTACAAGCACCCCAACCACAAGCATTAACCACGCCTGTGCTGGCCAACGATCAGCTGATTGCTGAGTTGTGGCGTTTAAATCACGCCGAAGGGATGATTTCGCTGGCCTTGGGTGTGCCCGCTCCAGATATGTTTCCAAGCCAACGCTTTGGTCAATTACAACAACGCATCGCCCGCCGCAACCCGCAAACTGCTTGGAATTATACCCATCCCCAAGGCTTTTACCCATTACGTCAAGCGATTGCCAATGATCTCGCCCGCCATGGCATTCAAACCAGTGCTGAACAATTAATTATTACCAACGGCGCAAATGAAGCGATTAATTTGGTAACGCAAGCGCTGGCAGTGGCAGGCGATAACGGCTTGATCGAAGAACCATCGTTTCATACAACATTGCTTAATTTGCAACAAGCGGGTATTCGGCTCAATGGCTTTGCAGTTACCCATAATGGGCCAGATTGGGCAAGTTTAAACGCAGCTTTGCGAACAGGCTCAAGCCATCCACGCTTCATTTTAGTTGTGCCCGATTACCATAATCCAACTGGGATGCGTTGGGCGAGCGACCAACGCTATCAATTGTTAAATTGGGCCAATCAGCAAGCCATCCCAATTATCGAAGATGCTACCTATAGCGATTTAGGCTTAACTGGCCCAAATCAGCCAGCTTTACGGGCCTTTGATCCGAATGTGATTTACATTGGCTCATATTCCAAATCGTTGATGCCTGGCCTACGAATTGGTTTTATCGTCGCCAATGGTCTGCTTCAGCAGCAACTTGTCAGCTTGAAAACCATTACCAGCGGCAGCAACGAATCGTTTAGCCAACAAATTCTGGCCGAATATCTGCATGCTGGCGAATATCACGAACAATTGGCATGGGTTACGGGCATCTACCAACAACGCCGCGATGCCCTGCTTGAGGCAATTCAACGCTATTTACCAGCCGAAGTTCATGCGACAATCGCCGATGGTGGTTTTTATAGCTGGCTGCGTTTGCCAACCGATCAGCCTGTTATGCGCTTGTTTCAACGCGCCTTGCAACGTGGCGTTGTAATGTTCCCTGGCCAAGCCTTTTATCTTAATCAGGCCAATCAAACGCATAAGTATATTCGGCTGTGTTTTGCCCGCTACCCTGAGGACGTATTGACCCATGCCGTGCGTTTACTTGGCAGTTGCTTCGAGTAA